In a genomic window of Brassica rapa cultivar Chiifu-401-42 chromosome A10, CAAS_Brap_v3.01, whole genome shotgun sequence:
- the LOC103849939 gene encoding 11-beta-hydroxysteroid dehydrogenase-like 4A isoform X2, translated as MALINKILNIFLPIVTFSLLVVFMPISILFSLFGFIRNSKESDKVNGKVVIITGSSSGIGEHLAYEYARRGAYLTLVARREDRLQLVANRCQRLGSPDVAVVRGDVSVIEDCKRFIEETISRFGRLDHLVNNAGIAEAKFFEDYLQISDVLPIMNTNFWGPVYTTHFAIPHLKKSKGKIVAVASPAGWSGVPRMSIYAASKAAMINFYETLRIELGPEIGVTIVFPGLVENGNTNPDLLAEKQDWSQVVAIESATECAKAVVNGICRGKTFLAEPSWVRVLFWLSILCPELLISKPKRN; from the exons ATGGCTTTGATCAACAAGATCCTTAACATCTTTCTTCCCATTGTCACGTTTTCGCTTCTTGTAGTGTTCATGCCAATTTCAATATTATTCAGTCTCTTTGGCTTCATAAGGAATAGCAAAGAGTCCGACAAAGTCAATGGAAAAGTCGTCATCATCACCGGATCTTCCTCAGGAATTGGTGAG CACCTTGCATATGAGTACGCGCGTAGAGGAGCATACTTGACGTTAGTAGCTCGGAGAGAGGATCGTCTCCAACTTGTGGCTAATCGGTGTCAGAGGCTTGGATCACCCGACGTTGCCGTAGTACGTGGTGATGTCTCAGTCATTGAAGACTGTAAACGTTTTATCGAAGAAACCATCTCTCGTTTTGGAAGAC TGGATCACCTGGTGAACAATGCGGGAATTGCGGAGGCCAAGTTTTTCGAAGACTATTTACAAATCTCTGATGTTCTTCCCATAATG AATACTAACTTTTGGGGACCAGTTTACACGACACATTTCGCTATACCACATTTAAAGAAAAGCAAAGGAAAGATAGTGGCGGTCGCGTCGCCTGCTGGATGGTCTGGAGTGCCAAGAATGAGTATCTATGCT GCAAGCAAAGCAGCTATGATAAACTTCTACGAGACTCTTAGAATCGAGCTTGGTCCGGAAATTGGTGTGACAATCGTGTTTCCAGGTCTAGTTGAAAACGGAAATACCAATCCGGATCTTTTAGCTGAG AAACAAGACTGGTCGCAAGTTGTTGCTATCGAGTCAGCAACTGAATGTGCCAAGGCGGTTGTCAATGGAATCTGCAGGGGGAAGACCTTTCTGGCAGAGCCGTCGTGGGTCCGCGTTCTCTTCTGGCTTAGTATTCTCTGCCCTGAGCTGTTAATCTCTAAGCCTAAAAGAAACTGA
- the LOC103849939 gene encoding 11-beta-hydroxysteroid dehydrogenase-like 4A isoform X1 translates to MALINKILNIFLPIVTFSLLVVFMPISILFSLFGFIRNSKESDKVNGKVVIITGSSSGIGEVSEFLPVFSKSMIKSFGQWLKKINIYKFYNFIIVKHLAYEYARRGAYLTLVARREDRLQLVANRCQRLGSPDVAVVRGDVSVIEDCKRFIEETISRFGRLDHLVNNAGIAEAKFFEDYLQISDVLPIMNTNFWGPVYTTHFAIPHLKKSKGKIVAVASPAGWSGVPRMSIYAASKAAMINFYETLRIELGPEIGVTIVFPGLVENGNTNPDLLAEKQDWSQVVAIESATECAKAVVNGICRGKTFLAEPSWVRVLFWLSILCPELLISKPKRN, encoded by the exons ATGGCTTTGATCAACAAGATCCTTAACATCTTTCTTCCCATTGTCACGTTTTCGCTTCTTGTAGTGTTCATGCCAATTTCAATATTATTCAGTCTCTTTGGCTTCATAAGGAATAGCAAAGAGTCCGACAAAGTCAATGGAAAAGTCGTCATCATCACCGGATCTTCCTCAGGAATTGGTGAGGTTAGTGAGTTCTTACCCGTGTTTTCAAAGTCAATGATCAAAAGCTTTGGCCAATggttaaagaaaataaacatttataaattttataattttataattgtaaAGCACCTTGCATATGAGTACGCGCGTAGAGGAGCATACTTGACGTTAGTAGCTCGGAGAGAGGATCGTCTCCAACTTGTGGCTAATCGGTGTCAGAGGCTTGGATCACCCGACGTTGCCGTAGTACGTGGTGATGTCTCAGTCATTGAAGACTGTAAACGTTTTATCGAAGAAACCATCTCTCGTTTTGGAAGAC TGGATCACCTGGTGAACAATGCGGGAATTGCGGAGGCCAAGTTTTTCGAAGACTATTTACAAATCTCTGATGTTCTTCCCATAATG AATACTAACTTTTGGGGACCAGTTTACACGACACATTTCGCTATACCACATTTAAAGAAAAGCAAAGGAAAGATAGTGGCGGTCGCGTCGCCTGCTGGATGGTCTGGAGTGCCAAGAATGAGTATCTATGCT GCAAGCAAAGCAGCTATGATAAACTTCTACGAGACTCTTAGAATCGAGCTTGGTCCGGAAATTGGTGTGACAATCGTGTTTCCAGGTCTAGTTGAAAACGGAAATACCAATCCGGATCTTTTAGCTGAG AAACAAGACTGGTCGCAAGTTGTTGCTATCGAGTCAGCAACTGAATGTGCCAAGGCGGTTGTCAATGGAATCTGCAGGGGGAAGACCTTTCTGGCAGAGCCGTCGTGGGTCCGCGTTCTCTTCTGGCTTAGTATTCTCTGCCCTGAGCTGTTAATCTCTAAGCCTAAAAGAAACTGA